A stretch of Synechococcus sp. WH 8020 DNA encodes these proteins:
- a CDS encoding phycocyanobilin:ferredoxin oxidoreductase, which yields MSQSTNGLELHPLVTSLAEQIRTCRTALPELSPLAVDPALEAISGMLDGETLFIRNELHQCLGLRKLHLEIARLGMGLQILHCVFFPDPRFDLPVFGADIVASKAGISAAIVDLSPVCDALPDAVSQPLSTLQLPPFQQVRDLPAWGTIFSPYVKFIRPVDEQEETWFVDLVADYLNILRQAILATAPDALDELPTIRRHQGQLSYCRQQKRNDKTRRVLEKAFGSAWADRYIEEMLFDDPPALR from the coding sequence ATGTCCCAATCCACCAACGGTCTTGAACTGCATCCGCTGGTGACCTCCCTAGCGGAGCAAATTCGCACATGTCGGACAGCCCTCCCTGAACTTTCTCCTTTGGCTGTCGATCCTGCATTGGAGGCAATCAGCGGCATGCTCGATGGTGAAACACTCTTCATTCGCAACGAGCTGCATCAATGCCTTGGACTGCGCAAATTACATCTCGAAATTGCCCGACTGGGTATGGGACTGCAGATCCTTCACTGCGTCTTTTTCCCAGACCCCAGATTCGACTTACCCGTATTTGGTGCCGATATTGTTGCCAGTAAAGCAGGAATTTCGGCGGCGATCGTTGATCTTTCACCCGTATGCGATGCATTGCCCGATGCGGTAAGTCAACCGCTCAGTACTCTGCAATTGCCGCCGTTTCAGCAGGTACGAGACCTACCCGCTTGGGGAACCATTTTTTCCCCTTATGTGAAATTCATTCGACCCGTCGATGAACAAGAGGAGACCTGGTTCGTTGATCTTGTCGCTGACTACCTCAACATCCTCCGCCAGGCGATTCTGGCAACGGCTCCCGATGCTCTTGATGAACTCCCTACGATCAGACGTCATCAAGGTCAACTCTCCTATTGCCGGCAACAGAAACGCAACGACAAGACCCGACGCGTCCTAGAGAAAGCTTTCGGAAGCGCTTGGGCCGATCGCTACATCGAGGAGATGCTCTTCGACGATCCTCCAGCTCTTCGATGA
- a CDS encoding HlyD family efflux transporter periplasmic adaptor subunit, which produces MRRLPRWVMVGVLGAAVVGAGVWITRRPTPDAPPAAAVPKVRAPEAVAALGQLKPAGEVRRLAAPVSGFGGTPRISALLVKDGDQIRKGQPLAIFDSRPQIEAEIAEVDVKIQSAAIEVELQQREVSRYAAAAKVGAAAMVAYEEKQDELRRFQREGVELIAKRRSLETDLAESELVSPIDGVVLKIHSRVGERPGSDGVMEVGASQAMEALVEVYESDINRISLGQAVTLTSENGGFKGTLEGRVERITPQVRQRKVLSTDPTGDADARVIEVDVVLSPESAQRVTQLSGLKVIARFKTP; this is translated from the coding sequence ATGAGGCGACTACCTCGTTGGGTCATGGTTGGGGTGCTTGGAGCTGCCGTAGTCGGTGCGGGTGTCTGGATCACACGCCGTCCAACACCGGATGCCCCACCTGCTGCCGCAGTTCCAAAAGTCCGTGCTCCCGAGGCGGTTGCGGCCCTAGGCCAACTCAAACCAGCTGGCGAGGTACGTCGATTGGCGGCTCCAGTGAGTGGGTTTGGCGGTACGCCTCGCATTTCCGCCCTACTGGTGAAAGATGGGGACCAGATTCGCAAGGGCCAGCCCTTGGCAATCTTTGACAGCCGACCCCAAATCGAAGCCGAAATCGCTGAAGTTGACGTGAAAATTCAATCGGCTGCCATCGAAGTCGAGCTGCAACAGCGGGAGGTGTCCCGCTATGCAGCCGCGGCCAAGGTAGGAGCTGCTGCGATGGTGGCCTATGAGGAAAAACAGGATGAACTTCGACGCTTCCAACGGGAAGGCGTGGAGCTGATCGCAAAGCGACGAAGCCTCGAAACCGACCTTGCTGAAAGCGAATTGGTGTCTCCCATTGATGGCGTGGTGCTCAAAATTCACAGCCGCGTTGGGGAACGTCCTGGCAGCGACGGTGTGATGGAAGTGGGAGCCAGCCAAGCCATGGAGGCCCTGGTTGAGGTGTACGAATCGGACATCAATCGAATTTCATTGGGTCAGGCCGTCACCTTGACCAGTGAAAATGGCGGATTCAAAGGAACACTCGAGGGCCGCGTCGAGCGAATCACACCGCAGGTGAGACAGCGAAAGGTTCTTTCAACCGATCCAACCGGTGATGCAGATGCACGGGTCATTGAGGTGGATGTGGTTCTTTCCCCGGAGTCGGCTCAGCGTGTGACGCAACTTTCTGGTTTGAAAGTGATTGCCCGCTTCAAGACCCCATGA
- the devC gene encoding ABC transporter permease DevC: MIRALWQRRRIPLASLMLIRQPVRLAVALAGISFAGILMFMQLGFRDGLFDASVVVHRLFDADIVLISPRSTSSVSMAGFPRRRLIQAMASPEVEGITPVNWNLLLWRNPETLGTRSILALGFEPGHPLFTDPTLAAKAKRLTQKGRVLFDEKSRAEFGPVAEWFREGRTVESEIAGKRVRVAGLIGLGASFGADGNLLTSRETFLDLIPNTPSGSIEVGLVRLKPGSDADQVAQHLQSQLPDDVTVLTKQGFIDFEQNYWRTSTSIGFIFTLGAAMGFVVGCVIVYQVLYSDVSDHLPEYATLMAMGYKLNSLLGVVVREGLLLALFGYLPAYAAGQGLYLLVRNATQLPVAMNTVRAVSVFSMILIMCMLSAGLAMRRLVDADPAEIF, from the coding sequence ATGATCCGAGCCTTGTGGCAGCGGCGCAGAATTCCATTGGCATCTTTGATGCTGATCCGCCAACCCGTTCGTTTGGCGGTTGCTCTAGCAGGCATCAGCTTTGCCGGAATTCTGATGTTCATGCAGTTGGGCTTTCGCGACGGCTTGTTTGACGCCAGCGTCGTTGTTCATCGTCTATTTGATGCAGACATCGTCTTGATCAGCCCGCGATCCACCAGTTCGGTGAGCATGGCCGGCTTCCCTCGCAGGCGACTGATTCAAGCCATGGCCTCTCCAGAGGTGGAGGGGATTACCCCCGTCAACTGGAATCTGCTGCTTTGGAGAAATCCCGAAACCCTTGGAACCCGCTCGATCCTTGCGTTGGGATTTGAACCCGGCCATCCGCTCTTTACCGATCCAACCCTGGCCGCAAAAGCCAAGCGGCTCACCCAGAAAGGCAGGGTCTTATTTGACGAAAAATCGCGAGCAGAATTTGGTCCTGTAGCCGAATGGTTTCGTGAGGGACGTACCGTTGAAAGTGAAATTGCAGGCAAAAGAGTTCGCGTAGCGGGTCTGATTGGCCTCGGAGCTTCTTTTGGTGCTGATGGCAACTTATTAACAAGCAGAGAAACATTTTTGGATTTAATTCCAAATACTCCCTCAGGAAGTATCGAAGTAGGCTTAGTTCGCCTCAAACCTGGCAGTGATGCAGATCAGGTAGCGCAACATCTCCAATCCCAGTTACCGGACGATGTCACCGTGCTGACCAAGCAGGGATTCATCGATTTCGAGCAAAATTATTGGCGAACAAGCACATCAATCGGATTCATTTTTACCCTTGGAGCCGCCATGGGTTTTGTGGTGGGCTGCGTGATTGTTTATCAGGTTCTGTATTCAGATGTGAGCGATCATCTACCTGAATATGCAACGCTGATGGCGATGGGTTACAAGCTCAATAGCTTGCTGGGAGTTGTGGTCAGAGAAGGGTTATTGCTTGCCCTGTTTGGCTACTTACCCGCTTATGCAGCTGGACAGGGCTTGTACTTATTAGTGCGTAATGCCACCCAGTTGCCAGTGGCGATGAACACGGTTCGAGCCGTGAGCGTGTTCAGCATGATCTTGATCATGTGCATGCTCTCAGCTGGTCTTGCCATGCGCCGACTCGTTGATGCCGATCCGGCGGAAATTTTTTAA
- a CDS encoding DevA family ABC transporter ATP-binding protein, which yields MPIRRKFFKAMGNNALTVDIHALSHWYGKGSTRRQVLQGVDLQISAGEVVLLTGPSGCGKTTLLTLIGALRKVQEGDVEVFGQQLLGAARGHRQRLRRRIGMIFQGHNLLRCLTAEQNVQMGADLLPNLGYRARRDQAREWLRSVGLEDELGKLPHDLSGGQKQRVAIARALAAKPQLLLADEPTAALDSGTGREVVELLKRLAREQSCSVLMVTHDPRILDVADRLVRMEDGRLYQTIR from the coding sequence ATGCCGATCCGGCGGAAATTTTTTAAAGCGATGGGAAACAACGCACTGACGGTTGATATCCATGCTCTGAGCCATTGGTACGGCAAAGGCTCCACCCGTAGGCAGGTGCTTCAAGGTGTGGACTTGCAAATTTCTGCAGGTGAGGTGGTGCTGCTCACCGGTCCTTCCGGCTGTGGAAAAACAACCCTGCTCACCTTGATTGGAGCATTACGAAAGGTTCAAGAGGGTGATGTTGAGGTGTTTGGGCAGCAGCTACTTGGAGCAGCTCGAGGGCATCGTCAGAGGTTGCGCCGTCGCATTGGCATGATTTTCCAGGGCCATAATCTGTTGCGCTGTCTTACCGCCGAACAAAATGTTCAGATGGGCGCTGATCTGTTGCCCAATCTTGGATACAGAGCACGACGCGACCAAGCACGGGAGTGGTTGCGCTCTGTAGGACTTGAAGACGAGTTGGGAAAACTTCCCCATGACCTTTCCGGGGGCCAAAAGCAGCGAGTTGCGATCGCAAGAGCCCTTGCAGCTAAACCTCAGCTCCTGCTCGCTGATGAACCAACCGCGGCGCTAGATAGCGGCACCGGCCGAGAAGTTGTTGAGTTATTGAAGCGGTTAGCGCGAGAACAGTCCTGTTCTGTACTGATGGTGACGCATGATCCCCGCATCCTTGATGTGGCAGATCGTCTTGTTCGAATGGAAGATGGACGTCTCTACCAGACGATTCGTTAA
- a CDS encoding glycosyltransferase family 2 protein, which yields MFISVVIPTYNRRSILEKCLQALEHQDPSGEIESYEVVVVDDGSSDGTPDWLRQEEARFPHVRLIEQQHGGPAEGRNRGVDHAKGDVIVFIDSDLVVTSSFLASHARALSRRWNQQGNRLCFTYGAVINTANFDQPTAERHKLRDLSWAYFATGNVAIDRDVLERSGLFDVGFRLYGWEDLELGERLRQMGVELVKCPEAVGYHWHPAFRLEQIPDLIRVEKERARMGLVFYRKHPSRRVRFIIQFTWLHRLLWSLLTLGGLLNERSLRPLLAWLIQRGQPSLALELLRLPLNRIGVEALYREARQAGLN from the coding sequence ATGTTCATCAGCGTCGTCATCCCCACCTACAACCGACGCTCCATTCTTGAGAAGTGTCTGCAGGCACTAGAACACCAAGATCCCAGCGGAGAAATCGAGAGCTACGAAGTGGTTGTCGTTGATGACGGCTCCAGTGACGGCACCCCGGATTGGTTGCGACAAGAGGAAGCTCGCTTCCCCCATGTCCGCTTGATAGAGCAACAACATGGCGGACCTGCCGAAGGCCGTAATCGCGGCGTTGATCATGCAAAAGGAGATGTGATCGTCTTTATCGATAGCGATTTAGTCGTCACATCTAGCTTCCTGGCATCCCATGCGCGTGCCTTAAGTCGGCGTTGGAATCAGCAGGGGAATCGTCTCTGTTTCACCTATGGAGCCGTGATCAATACGGCCAACTTTGATCAACCAACGGCAGAACGGCACAAACTGCGTGATTTGTCTTGGGCATATTTCGCAACGGGAAACGTAGCCATCGATCGGGATGTATTGGAGCGTTCCGGATTATTTGATGTTGGATTCCGGCTCTACGGATGGGAAGACCTGGAGCTCGGAGAGCGGCTCAGGCAAATGGGTGTGGAGCTGGTGAAATGTCCTGAAGCGGTTGGCTATCACTGGCATCCAGCCTTTCGCCTGGAGCAAATCCCCGACCTGATTCGCGTAGAGAAAGAACGCGCCCGAATGGGATTGGTGTTTTATCGCAAGCACCCCAGTCGTCGGGTCCGGTTCATTATTCAATTCACGTGGTTGCATCGACTGCTTTGGTCTTTGCTCACGCTCGGAGGGCTTCTCAATGAACGCAGCCTTCGTCCGCTTCTGGCTTGGCTGATTCAACGGGGGCAACCATCCCTGGCTCTGGAGTTATTGCGCCTCCCCCTCAACAGAATTGGTGTTGAGGCGCTGTATCGAGAAGCCCGTCAAGCTGGCTTGAACTGA